gattcaaagtcggcttctccacgtctcacagtgcccgtgcggatttctccttcagccaactcctccctctcagccgtggcctgcttggactctggtgcctctgggaattttattcgggattccttggtgaataaattccgcatcccggtgacccgtcttgtcaagccactctacatttccgcggtcaacggagtcaggttggattgcaccgtgcgttaccgcacggagcccctcctaatgtgcatcggacctcatcacgaaaaaattgagtttttggtcctctccaattgcacttccgaaattctccttggactaccctggcttcaacaccattccccaaccctggattggtccacaggagagatcaagagctggggtacctcttgtttcaaggactgccttaaaccggttcccagtactccctgccgtgaccctgtggttccccctgtaaccggtctccctaaggtctttatggactctgcctgccataagaagtgcctctccccccctcccagtccagtcaggcaagcctcggtgcctcctcatggcccccgtcctggtgtcacactgccccgtgccaggcctcgccctctgccctcactccccattcccactcctgctgtactgcctgccgttgaggaaaccctccattctttcccggtgtcctcatcccaggggaggcagttaccggacaaagagaaggggagacctaagggggggggtactgttacgcctagcgctccgggtccccgctcctccccggagtgcttacggcgtctctctctccgcagcgccccggtcggtcccgctgaccgggagcgctgcactgtcatgcccgtcggggatgcgattcgcacagcgggacgcgcccgctcgcgaatcgcatcccaggtcacttacccgtcccggtcccctgctgtcatgtgctggcgcgcgcggctccgctctctagggcgcgcgcgcgccagctccctgagacttaaagggccagtgcaccaatgattggtgcctggcccaattagcttaattggcttccacctgctcccagactatatctgatcactgcccctgcactcccctgccggatcttgttgccttagagcctagtgaaagcgttactgtgtttgtccatactgtgtacttgacctcctgctattgccttattgactacgattcttgctgcctgccccgaccttctgctacgtccgaccttgcttttgtctactcccttgtaccgcgcctatcttcagcagtcagagaggttgagccgttgctagtggatacgacctggtcactaccgccgcagcaagaccatcccgctttgcggcgggctctggtgaacaccagtagtgacttagaaccggtccactagcacggtccacgccaatccctctctggcacagaggatccacctcctgccagccggcatcgtgacactctgtCTCCTCACTGCCTCCCTCTTTCCCCCATCCTCGGTCTCATCACGCCCCTCCTTGATCCTTAggcacctcaccccccccccattcttgaTCTTATCACACACACCCTCCTCCTTAGTCTCCTCCCCATCCTTAGTCACTTCACACACCCCTTCTTCGCTCTCCTCACTAAACCCAACCCCCCTCCCTCTGCCAGGAATTCACGGCCTTTTCaccatcaccccatcctcagtcatcTTACCCCCATGGATCCATGGATCCACGGTCTCTTCACCCCCATCCTAAGTTTCACTCACCCTCCAAAGTTTCTAAATTGTGAGCCTCCTGTGTGCGCACTGCCACGGAAGGAAGGGGCCTGGAGCATGTCACGTGCATCTGCTCCCACAAGCCCATGGCCAGTCTGAGCCTGCGGGTTGATTGTGCTGACAGCAacatgtggtatcccagtaccgtattgcataccgtagtgtagaggtccccaaagtcagagtaactacattcaggtagggttcctcaggtgggacagcccctagttgcctctctttaagtctaactttaatgttaatatatgtctatatttaataattatatctatatttcataggaatgtatagtacttaccttgttcagcgtcacaggaccttcggtcatgtgaccatactagtaacctctatggtatgttgtaggaccttaggaggtccttgagtcacgtgttacccacaaatctctataatggtgattgacatcagtttggaccaattagcgttagtccagtccctgcccatataagggagctgcgtcgaattatcgctctcttgggttgctgctctcgtggatgccggactaacaggacggtgtgctacgcaactttcaaagacacgctaggcctcaaaacctacggcctcagcagaaccaaaatcgtgagttcaaatctaaattcctgctaatgctagtgtgactactggaccgcaacaaattcacctaaatccagtggaacagcgcaatagactaaaagactctgAATGCTAacgtcccaaccattgtcaatctccaaaggaaagctgttgttatgctaagagactgttatgttaatgaagtgtacagaaaatcttcagtaaaagttaacactgtttacagaagctctccggttgtggataatctattattctctaccttaaacccattatcatctacctccctatcattcctgggaagggcggcagtaggacaagctttattgaggagcccccaccctggcgtcacgaatagcaagggttaacagctacactccccataccctacaccccccaggctatcacaaacaGCACACAGTGTAGCGACCAGTGCGGCTCCACCCTGCGCTGCTGCATTGCGGTGGCAATCTCGATGCTCTGACGCCGGCCGGCAACCTATCTGCAGCCTGGCACATGTATATTATTTATGTAGCAGTGAGACGGCCTGATTTGTTTTGCGGCCTGCACCTCCGGCGGGGGCCGGGTAAGCCAAACAGTAGGTATGCCACTAGATACATGGGACATGCTGCCTCTCATGGAAGGGCTTCTAACTGGCATTTTAAGTAACATAATGCCCAACCACACACAGCATCAAGGGATGTTTCTGCCAGATTGCAACACTTCCTTGGCTTGCCCGgtaaccatatatatcaccagTTAAGCATTTAGGGGACTGACTGGAATTTTTAGGTGtgtaggattttttatttttttcaaataaccCAGCCTAGTGGAAACCCAGCCTAGTGGAAACCCAGCCTAGTGGAATCCCAGCCTAATATACTCACTGACAAAAAAATTATGGACCGAGGAGGAGTTGGGAAATCGAATGAAACTTTATGGACGACATTTATCAAGgcacaaaaaaatgtttacctgcacaaaatttatcaaatgctctgttaccatttaataaatttggtgctcctacagcTTCAAATCTATGGGAAAATGTGCTGCAGGAAGCCATATAAAGCCTGTTTGTCTCTATGTCCAACTGTATCCCATCTTATAAAGCCTCCTCTTGGTTGTACAGTTTCCCCTAATAATTTTATCCTTATACACTAATGTTATCACTTACATATGTCATCATTACACACACATatgggctgacatttatcattgtaggtgtaagtgaagcatttttttaccccttttttttgtgtgtgctggtaatgtgtaggagcaccaaatttattaaatagtaacagagcatttgataaattttttgcaggtaaacattttttgcaccttttctagacacaaaaaactgtctaaagacaatgataaatgtcggccataatgTTTCATTCGATTTCCCAACTCCTTCTCGGTCCATCATTTTTTTTGTCATTGAGTATATTAGGCTGGGATTCCACTAGGCTGGGTTTCCACTAGGCTGGGTTatttgacaaaaaataaaaaataaaccaagacaacagtgctgaccactgagccgcCGTATAGATAGATTTATTGATTACATTTACTGTATGGAAATCTGAAGGTTATAAGATAAAGTAGTGATTACAGAGCAGAATGTTTGTGGACTTTATGTTTGAAGTCTCactcactggccctcatttactattgaaaaCCCGACAGCCTTTGTCGGCTTTTTCTTGTCGCATGTTTTTGCGCCATGGCGCAGACAATGTGCGACATCGTGCGACACTATTTTCCAAACCACCCGACTCGGCTTTCTGAAAACCCAAAAAAGTGGTGTTTCCCGATGAAAACTTTATATCACACAGATTTAACAATTTTTGCAACCACATTACTCGGGTTTGGTCCTCTTTTGTTCCCGACAGCTGCAAGCTGTTGTAAAAAAACATGGTAAAACTTGGTGCAACCTAGTTTTTCAACTGTTAAATTTGTTTGGCTGTATTTTGATGCCTTTGTTTTCAGAAAATGTATATTAATTTAAATTATtcttttaatttgaaaaaaatttgttAGAGTTTGCAttctaaattaaaaaataacaagtTTTGAAGTAATGTTGTGTAATCTTTGGAATAGTAATGAATTTTTGAggcaaataaatgtatttattaaaaaaaaaatttaggtctACAATTAAGTATAAAAACCTAAACAAATTACACAGACAACTGATATATACTATTTTCAAAAATTATCAGAATATACAAACATTTTAGAATTTAAACTATATACAACGTTCATCACAAACGATTGCCAAAGAAATCCACTGTAATCTGCTGTCTCACTAGTTGAGCTGCATTATCACTGGGTATGTTTCCTTCAAAGTTTTCCTGGATTTCTTCTCTTAAATCATCTGCAATTGAAGTTTCTAAATTATGAGCATTGGCAATATTATGTAGTATTGCACAAGCAATAATAATTTGACAGACAATTTTTGGCTCATAAAGCAAAGCTCCACCACTAACATCAAGGCAACGAAATCTGCTTTTCCAGATCCCAAAAGTCCTTTCACCAATACTTCTAGTTTTTTTATGAGCATGATTAAATCTTAGTTCCGCTGATGTAGAAGGAGAAAGGTAAGGTGTCATGAGCGATTGATTGAGTCTGTAGCCATTGTCACCTGTTTGATTTCAGACAAGAGATTGGTTAGACTATGTAAATTTGTCCATGATTGAAATAACTATTATATCACTATGGCTTttgtatgggagttgtagttttgcaacatttgaaggtcCGCAagctggagaccactgcactagtgccTTAACTCTGTTATTTTTTGCACGTTGAAATCTattggcccattgtggtctatggggatctcacggtatgtaaaagTGTAAGATAATCAGGAGGGACCTGCCAGGACAGTGTATGGGAGCCCCTGGTGgtggtttgagtcctggggtgggatggAGTGATACAGTGATTTAATTTTTTGGAACTGGACAAACAGTGGTTTCACTGgccaacctttactctgcacaggtattgctAATTATCCATtataatgggatatttatcaatacctgtgcagagttaaggttgcccagttgcccatagctaccaatcataTGGCTTCGTCCATTTTTCGGAggacttgttaaaaattaaagaagcaatctgattggttgctatggaacactgcatcactcttcctctacacagggtttgattaatctcccccatagagggagatttggcCAAACcagaccagaggaaaagttggccagttgcccatagcaaccaatcagatcgcttctttcattttgctgtgGCCTtgggaaaactgaaagaagcaagctgattggttgctgtgggacatTCTGCAGCTTTTGATGCAAAGTAAAGTTTACCCACAACACTGTAATCCACTCCTTCACAACCTGGGTCTCTAACCACCACCAAGGGCTCCCATCCACTCTCCTGCCAGGTCCCTCATGCTTATCCTCAAGTTTTCCATACCatgagatctccatagaccacaatgggcctatgggTTTCAATGTGGAAACATTCACAGAGTTAAGGCACTAGTGCAATGGTctgcaacctgcagacctccagctgttgcaaaactgcaactccagccaacgcctgtccgggcatgatggtagttttagttttgcaacatctggaggtccgcaggttggacagCACTGCATTAGCaaattagttccctataccattaaagaagagagggctcaatattcgtgaaAAGGCGCATATATTTATTCGCATATGGCCAGACATTTACGCATATGcgctcaaaattttttttaaataaaagttacatttattCAATTATATATGACCAATATtaatccatatatttgcaaaatagcgtgaattcaaatatggcctatgacgCTCAAAACTATTCTCCAATTCTGATCTCCTATCTCACCTTCCTATCTTGTAGTCCTATACAGACCTCCTATTATCATCTCTTATCCCGTCCTTCAAGCCCGCCCTCCTATCTCGTTATTCAAAGTGCCCTATACCAAAAATTCCTTTTCCTAATATATTTATTGTGTAAAAATGCTCATAgggcaaaaaaatattaaatctgAATGCTGAAAAAGGATATTTGATATTCTTCTATCATTATGtagtaaattaatttaaaaatttaCGAGGGCATTTATTAGATAGAATATAAACAGATAGCCTCACCTAGAAGTAAACTGTCTCCATAATCTCCCCTTTGAAAACGACGAAAAAGTTCAGTACCCTGCAGAATATAGGAATCATGACATGATCCCGGAAAGTTCGGAACAATATCAAGGATTTCAAACTGTGGACCAACACACACTTGTACATTTATTGATCTATACATTTTTCTATTGCGATAAACATGTTCAGACTCAGCAGGGGGAACCAGAGCTACAATCCATAGCTCCTATTACATTCGGAAAACCAGCTATATTGAAGAATTTCTCCTTTATTTTCAGAATCTCATCATTGGTTGTGGGAAATTTAATGTAATCTTTGGTTACTAACATCATTGCTCTTAAAACCTGTTTCAGTATACGACAGAAAGTCGGTTGGCTTATTCCAAATCTAGACGAGGCAACATGTTGAAATAGGCCGGAGGCCATGAAATACAAGACACTAAGAAGTTTGGTGACTCCTGTTACCGCATGGGATCTTTTGGTTTTACTATTTAAATTTAGCAAAATTTTTTCATAAAGTTCCAAGATAGCAGCTTTATTTAATCTGAATTGTTGGTGGACTTCTTCTTCAATCATGTTTTCAAATCCTAATCTTGGTCTAAATTTGTGGGGCTTTCTTCTACGCCTTGCATGGTCTATCTCCCTTGGTTGTCTTAGTTGCAGAACTGCATTGTTAAGGTTAGCTTATGCACTTCGTCTGTGCACTCTGCCTATGAGCGCATGGTCTTGTTTACAAGCTTTGTCAATCGGGAGGTTTTAAGCAAAAGGCTGGACACGCCCCCATGCAACATCAAGTTCATGCTCAACCTCGTGGTCTCAAAATTCACGGACCACTAGTCACTAAATTTTTAAGTAAAGTTTTTGATTCAAAAATACATTTTACAactaattacattacgtgagcATACCTACCAAATCaagttaaggtgtcatttgtacggagaaatgtactgcgtagaaacagattgTCCATATAAAGGTAAAAATGCCGTTTTTGTTGCATCTTTGTCACACATGCATTTTTGTGAACATTGACTGATGTAACTGCAAAGTTGAATTTTTGGCGTAAAATAATTagatatcatatggatttttaggtccaaaattccaaaaattaggatttttaaaagataaggagaaaccaaaaaataaaataaaataaaaaaaacacagtctaTGAGGGAATAACGAAGATTTAGGTTAAAACCCTGTAACAAATGCtacattttacaaaaacacaTACAATTACAAGTAGCAAAGCCTAAAAGCATATTCCACGTTTACTCTCAACACTTTAATGCGGATTTATATAATACCTGGCTCTAAAGGCTGTTTGATTAAATTTAACATTGTACTGCCACATATTTGGTCTCTCCATAGTCACCTGAAATTCAAACAAACACGTTCTTTTGGAGCATAACTTTTACATTTCTAAAGGGTTACGAAGAGAAAAAGGACAACTTAAATAAGTAATGCAATTCCAcattgtatggaaataccccatatgtggtaaaAACTTGGTGGCATGAAAATCTTCGGGGctaaaaaaaggaacaaaaaaaatttgctaaaaataaaaataaaaagtgattgcataggggtggacattggagtACACTACACTAGTCATTC
Above is a genomic segment from Hyla sarda isolate aHylSar1 chromosome 1, aHylSar1.hap1, whole genome shotgun sequence containing:
- the LOC130356773 gene encoding putative nuclease HARBI1 yields the protein MIEEEVHQQFRLNKAAILELYEKILLNLNSKTKRSHAVTGVTKLLSVLYFMASGLFQHVASSRFGISQPTFCRILKQVLRAMMLVTKDYIKFPTTNDEILKIKEKFFNIAGFPNFEILDIVPNFPGSCHDSYILQGTELFRRFQRGDYGDSLLLGDNGYRLNQSLMTPYLSPSTSAELRFNHAHKKTRSIGERTFGIWKSRFRCLDVSGGALLYEPKIVCQIIIACAILHNIANAHNLETSIADDLREEIQENFEGNIPSDNAAQLVRQQITVDFFGNRL